The Myxococcus virescens genome includes the window CGCGCGCGCGGTCTCAAAGCGCATTCCGCGGGCGGGAGGCCTCGGGCGGATGGACTACCGGTATATCGTGGTGGAAGGGCCCATTGGCGTGGGCAAGACGAGCCTCTCCAACATCCTCGCGGAGCGTCTGGCGGGACGGCGCATCCTCGAAGTGGTGGAGGAGAACCCCTTCCTTTCCAGCTTCTACACGGACCGGCAGAAGTTCGCGTTCCAGACGCAGATCTTCTTCCTGCTGTCGCGCTTCCGTCAGCAGCAGGAGCTGTTCCAGCAGGACCTCTTCAGCTCGATGACGGTCAGCGACTACCTGTTCGCCAAGGACCGCATCTTCGCGCACCTCAACCTGGACGCGCACGAGCTGGCCCTCTACGAGCGCGTCTTCGAGGCGCTGGGGCCCCGCGTGGCCAAGCCGGACCTGGTCATCTACCTCCAGGCCCGCCTGGACGTGCTCCTGCACCGCATCAAGAAGCGCGGCCGGGAGTTCGAGCGCAAGTTCGACCCCACGTACCTGGAGGGGCTCGTCCACTCCTACAACAACTTCTTCTTCCACTACACGGACACCCCGCTCCTCGTCGTGGATACCTCGGACATCGACTTCGTGAATGTCGAGGCAGACAGGGAAGACCTGCTTGCCACCATCCGGAAGGCGAAGCCGGGCACGCAGCATTACGTTCCGAAGGCTTCCCGCCGGGGCTGAAAGTCAGGCTCCTGGTGGGACGTCCGCCTTCAATGCCCCCACGACAGGCGCGGGGGCGTTAGAGTGCGGTGGCGGGCCCAGGGCTCCCGGCGATCCCCAGTGGGGACGGCGAGGCGCGAATGGGCCCGTCAGGCCGTTCAACCCGTAGCCAATAGGAGGTGAACCGTGAAGGACAAGGTCACCATCCACACGCTGAAGCGCTTCAAGCAGATCGGTCAGAAGATCTGCATGGTCACCGCTTACGACGCCACGTTCGCCCACATCCTCGAAGAGGCCGGCGCGGACGTGCTGCTGATAGGCGACTCGCTGGGCATGGTCATCCAGGGGCATGACTCCACGCTGCCGGTGACGATGGACCAGATGGTCTACCACACGGCCGCCGTGGCCCGTGGCGCGCGCCGGGCGCACGTCGTGGCCGACCTGCCGTTCATGAGCTACCAGGTGTCGAACCAGGAAGCGGTCCGCAACGCGGGCCGGCTGGTGGCGGAAGGCGGCGCGGGCAGCATCAAGCTGGAGGGCGGCGCTGAGTTCGCGGACACGGTGCGGGCCATCGTCCGCGCGAGCATCCCCGTCATGGGACACCTGGGGCTGACGCCGCAGTCCGTCCACAAGATGGGCGGCTACGTCGTCCAGGGCCGCGGCGAGGACCAGGCGCGGCAGATTCTGGAGGACGCGCTGGCGCTGGAGCAGGCCGGGGCCTACGCGCTGGTGCTGGAAGGCGTGCCCATGGACCTGGCGCGCACCGTGACGCAGCGCCTGTCCATCCCCACCATCGGCATTGGCGCCGGCGTGGACTGCGATGGCCAGGTGCTCGTCTGCTACGACCTGCTGGGCATGAACCCGGACTTCAAGCCGAAGTTCGTGAAGCGCTACGCCAACCTCCACGGCTCGATTACCGAGGCCGCGGGCGCGTACTTCGCGGAGGTCCGCCAGGGCGCGTTCCCGGACGAGGAGCACTCCTTCAAGGCGACCAAGAACATCCGGCTGGCGCCGGGGGCTCCGGCTCCGGCGGCCCGGGTGGAGCCGTCCGCGCCCGCCGAGGCGGGCGACAAGCTGGGCCCCGTCTACGGGAGACCCGCCTAGTCATGGCTCCCGCCGTCCTGAAAACCATTGCGGACGTGAAGGACTGGACGGCGGGGCTGCGCCGGGAGGGGCACCGGCTCGCGCTGGTGCCCACCATGGGCTTCCTGCATGAAGGTCACCTCTCGCTCATTCGCGAGGGGCGGCGCCGCGCGGACGTGGTGGCCGTGTCCATCTTCGTGAACCCCACGCAGTTCGGGCCGAAGGAGGACTTGTCCCGCTACCCCCGCGACTTCGAGGGTGACGTCGCCAAGTGCATCAGCGCGGGCGCGCAGGTCATCTTCGCGCCCGCGGGCCCGGAGGTGATGTACCCGCAGGGCTACCAGACGTATGTGGAGGTGACGGACGTCAGCCAGGGCCTGTGCGGGGCCCGGCGTCCGGGGCACTTCCGCGGGGTGGCCACCGTCGTCACGAAGCTGCTGACGCTGTTCCGCCCGGAGGTGGCGCTCTTCGGGGAGAAGGACTACCAGCAGCTCCAGGTCATCCGGGCGCTCAACCAGGACCTGCACCTGGGCGCGGACATCGTCGGCATGCCGACGGTGCGCGAGCCGGACGGCCTGGCGATGAGCAGCCGCAATGCCTACTTGTCCCCCGAGGAGCGGCAGCGGGCGCTGGCCCTGTCCCGGGGGCTCAAGGCCGCCCAGGCGCTGCTGCGCGAGGGCACGCGGGAGTCGGAGCCCCTGGTGGCGGCCGTCCGGCGCGAATTGGAGGCGGCGGGGCTCCAGGAAGACTACGTGGAACTGGTGGATGCGGAACGGCTGACGCCTCTGGCTTCGGTGGCGCCCGGGCAGCCTGCCCGGTTGCTCGTCGCGGCCTTCAGTGGCACGACGCGCCTCATCGACAACATGCAGTTGGGTGGTGAGGAGAACGCGGGACGCGTATGACATCCGGAGGGAAGTCAAAGGGAGTGGGCAGTGAGCCCGGCGTGAGGGTCATCGCGGAAAACCGTCGTGCGCGTTTCGACTACACGGTCGACGAAAAGCTGGAGGCCGGGCTGGCGCTCACGGGGAGCGAGGTGAAGTCTCTGCGAGACGGAATCGCCAATCTGTCGGACGCCTACGCGCTCCCCAAGGGGGACGAGCTCTTCCTGCTCAACGCGAACATCGGCTCCTACAAGGCGGCGAGCTTCTTCGACCACCTTCCCACTCGGGGCCGCAAGTTGTTGATGCACCGAGGAGAAATCGACCGTTGGACGGCGAAGGTGCGTGAGCGGGGTTATTCGATCATCCCGCTTGTGCTGTACTTCAGGAACGGCCGTGCCAAGGTGGAGCTGGGGCTCTGCCGGGGCAAGACGCACGAGGACCGGCGCCACGACATCAAGGAGCGGGAGACGAAGCGGGAGATGGACCGGGCGATGCGCCGACGTTGAGAGGGGCGCCCGAAGTTCTTTCGCCGTACACCGATGGACGACAAGAAGGTTCTCGACAAGAAGGAGCGGCTGCTGGCCGCGCTCGACCAGGGCATGGTGATGATTCACCTGGACGCGCGTCGTCCGGGCGTGCTCGTCCCAGCCTCCGTCAAGACGGAGGCGCACCTGCGCCTCAATCTCTCGTACCGGTTCGACCCACCGGACCTCACGGTGGGCGAGTGGGGCGTGCGCTCCACGCTGAGCTTCTCCGGCTCGCGCTTCACCATCGCGGTGCCGTGGTCGGCGTTGTTCGCCATCGCCAGCCACGTGACGAAGGAGTTCTGGATGTACCCGGAGGACATGCCGCCGGAGTTGCTCCAGCAGACGGCCGCGTCACGTCCGGCGCAGCCCCTGCCCGTCGCTCCCGTGCCGGTGGCGGCGGAGCGCCCGCGCACCTTCCTCCGGGAAGTGCAGGGCGAGCGGCGCGATGAGCCGCCCGCGGATGTTCCGCCCGCGGACGGACCGCCGGACGAGCCGCCGCCGCGTCGTGGCCACCTGCGCCTGGTGAAGTGAGGCGCGTTCAGCGCTTCAGCTTCGCCTCGATGTGGGCGGCCTCGCCGCCGGAGAACGTCCCCTTCCATGTACGGTGGCCTTTGAGCCGGACCTGGATGGGGACGCGTCCCGCTGGAAAGCGGTTCTCGAGCAGCAGCGGCGTCGTCCCCAGCTCCGCGTCTCGGACCCAGACGGTGGCTCCAGGCGGGTCGCTGTCGATGCGCAGCATCGGGGCCGACAGGCGGAGCCCCGTCGCCGACATCACCCGAATGAGCAGGGTGGAGCGCTGAGGCCACAGCCAGATGCCGGTGCCCACCAGCAGCGCCACGAGCAGCAGTCCCAGTGCCCGTTTCAGGCGCGAGCGCCGGAGGAGGGCGGCCTCATCGGGCCAGTCGCTCGCTGGTGAGGGCGGCCGCTCCGCCAGCTCCAGTGCATCGGCGTCGGTCTGGAGCACGCTCTTCGCTCCCGGCGTGACGTGTGTCTGGGGGACACTCTCCGCGAGCGTCTGATGCGCGGTGAGCTCGAGGCCCGCGGATGGCGCGAAGGCGCCCGGAGCGGTGGGCGTGCGAGGCGTTGCCGCCGCGCCCGTCGAGGCATCCGGCCACATCGCGCAGTGTGAGCACCGCGCTCGGGGCGAGGAGAGCACGTGGTTGCATCGAGGGCAGCGATGCACCATCCGCCCACTGACGCTGAGCGCCGCGCCGCCCGGCATGGAGAGAGGCTCTTCTTCCGGCGCAGCGGCCTCGGCGGGCGACGGCGTCTGCACGGCCATCGCCAGCGAACCCGCGTCAGCCTGTGCCTGCGTCACGGGGGGCCTGGCCGCCGTTGCCTGTTCACTCAGGGGCGGCGGCAATCCCAGCCCGCGAAGGAACGCGGCCAGCGTCTGCGACGTCGCGGGCTCGCCGGCTTGGGCCAACCACCGGGCAAAGCCTTGGGCCAGTGACTCCGGCGAGTGGAAGCGCTCCTGGGGCGCCCTCGCCAGCATGCGAATGACGGCGCCCGCCAGGGGTGTGGGCACGCCCGGCGGTGGCTCCACGGGCCGCGTCAGGATGGCGTAGGCCACCGCGCTCGCGTCCTGCTCGGTGTGGAACGGATGCCGCCCCGTGAGCAGCTCGTAGAACACGATGCCCAGGGAGAACTGGTCGCTCGCGGCGGTGGCGGGAGCGCCTTGCAGCACCTCGGGCGCGGTGTACGCCTCCTTCCCTCGGAAGACGCCGGGCGCGGTGTGGGCCGGGCCGGCCATCCGCGCGATGCCGAAGTCCGTCAGCTTCACCTCGCCCTCGCGAGACACCAGCACGTTGGAGGGCGACACGTCGCGGTGGGCCACCATCACCGGCCGCCCGTCATGCACCTTCCGGTAGGCATGGCCGAGCCCCGCCAGGGCCTGATGGACGATGAAGGCGGCCAGGTGCGGAGGGAAGCGCACGCCCCGGAGCGCGGCCGAGCGCAGCAGCACGCCCAAGTCCCACCCGTCCACCAGTTCCATCACCAGGAAGAGCCCTTCGGGGCCCTGGCCCACGTCATGGACGGTGGCGATGTTCTGGTGTTGCAGCAGCGTGGCCAGCCGGGCCTCTGCCAGGAACATGCGCGCGATGTCCGGCTCGCGAGCCAGGTGGGGGAGCACCCGCTTGATGGCCACCGGCCGCTCGAACCCCTCCGCGCCGCGCGCGACGCCGAGGAAGAGCTCCGCCATGCCTCCAGAGGCCAGCGGGCGAACGAGCCGGTAGCGTTCGTTCACGGAGCGCTCAGGCGGCGGGCTGGGTGATGTCGCGCAGCAGCTTCCAGGGATAGATGCCGGTGGTGTGGCCGTCGCTGAAGCTGAAGGCCAGCGCGTAGTTGCCCACGGGCTGCACCTGCTTGATGCGCAGGTCGGCGGGGACCTTCGACGGGTCCAGCGTCCGCTTGTTCGTCCATTCGTCCACGCACGCGGCGCAGGGGCACTGCTGGCGCAGCACCTGTGCGGTGGCGCCCGTCTTCACCCCGTCGTCCCACGTCAGGTCCAGGCGCGCGCCATCCGAGGACAGCTGTGCGTCCGTCGCGGTGACGGCTTGGGGGGCGGGCTTGATGCGGTCCCAGAAGCTCAACGTTTCACCTTCCAGAGTCTCAACAGTCTTGCGCCCTCCCTACCATCCTTCGGCCCTCAGGAGGCGAGCTTCACGGGCAGCCGGTGGCCCTCCAGCCGCACGCCCTGCTTCGCCAGCACCTGCTTCAGGGCCTGGACGACCTTCGGGTCCAACTGGGCGCCGCTGAGGTTGTCGAGGATTTCCATCGCCTTCTCCAACGGCATGGCCTTCTGGTACGGGCGGGTGGAGGTGCAGGCGTCGAAGGTGTCCGCGCACGCGACGATGCGGGCCAGCAGGGGAATGTCCTCGCCCTTGAGCTTGTCCGGGTAGCCGGTGCCGTCCCAGCGCTCATGGTGGTGGCGGACGCACGCGCGCACCGCGCCCAGGAAGCTCACCGGACCGATGATGGCGTCACCGATGGCGGGGTGCTCGCGCATGATGGCCATCTCCTGGTCCGTGAGCTTCGTCTGCTTGCAGAGGATGGACTCCACGATGCCAATCTTCCCGATGTCGTGGAGGATGCCGCCGTACTGCAGCTGCCGCAGCTCGCGCTCGGTGAGGCTCAGCTCCCGGCCAATCTGCACGGAGACGTCGCCCACGCGCTGGCTGTGGCCGCGGGTGTACGCGTCCTTCGAATCGATGGAGTTCGCCAGCGCGACGATGGTCTCCAGGTAGCCCTTCTCCAGGCTCTCATAGAGGCCGCGGTTCTCCATGTCGTACGCGAGCAGCTGCTTGCTCATGTAGTTGAACGTCTGCGCCAGCTCGCCCAGCTCGTTCTTCTGCTGGATGTCCACCTCGACGCCGAACTTGCCGTGCGCCAGCTCCAGCGCGCCGCTGATGAAGCCCTTGAGCGGCCGGGTGAGGTTCCGCGAGAAGAGCGCCGCCAGCACCACCGCCACCAGGATGGCCGCCCCCAGACCCAGGAGGATGCGCTGCTCCATGGTGTCCACCTGACGGTAGGCGTGCTCCACGGGTTGTTCGGAGACGATGGCCCAGCCCGTCTCGGGCAGCACCGTGTACGCGGCCACCACCGCGTCCCGGCCCTCGCCGAAGTTGCCGACGTGGAACAGCTCCATGTCCGACTTGCCCACCAACTGCTTCAGCAGGTGCGCCACCGGGCCGCGCTGCGCCACGTCCTCGCCCAGGCCGGCGACGCCGCCACCGCCCGCCACGAGGTGTCCGTGCCGGTCCGCCAGATAGGCGAAGCCGGTGCTGCCCACGCGCTCCTGCTCCAGCATCTTCCGCAGGTCGGCCAGGGACAGGTCCGCCGCGATGTACCCCCGGACGGGCTCGCCCAGGGGGAAGGCCAGCGTCAGCACCGGCTCGCTGCCCTGCGGGTCCTTCACCACGTCCGCGTAGCGCACGCCCTCGATGTTCTCGAGCAGCGCCCGCGCGCGCTCCTCATGTCCGGCCAGCGCGGTGGGCGGCACGTCGTGCTTGGAGAAGGCCTGGAGTCCCGGCAGCCGCTGGCGGTTGGCGTCGAACACGGTGAGCGCCAGCACATCGCGCCGCTGGTTGAGCACCGAGGCCAGGTGCGTCTGCTGCGCTTCCAGGGGCAGGCCGAAGAAGCCGGGCACGCGGGCCAGGCCCAGCACCGCGTCGGTGGGCTCGCCGAGGAAGATTTCGGCCTTGAGGCGCAGCTGCTTCACGCGCTCCTGTGCCAGTTCCTGGGCGTCGCGCACCAGGAGCTCCCGGGTGTGGGAGACGGAGAGCCACCCCACCATCAGCGTGGGGACGACGCCCACCACCAGCATCAACAGGAGGATGGCTTTGAACAGGCGCACGGCGTGGCTCCTCCAGGGGTTACTGCCACTGGCCCTTCTTCACTTCGAGTTTGAGGCGCTCGGACACCAGCTCGAAGTGCCTGGGCGCGCTGGGCTCGGACGGGCCCGCGGGTCCCACCGCGCGCACCGTCCACCGGTAGCTTCCCGCGGGTAGCACTGGCAGCTTCGCTTCCAGGCTGGTGACTGTCTGGGTGAAGACGGCGCGTTGCTCCTGCGCGCGCGACACTTCCACTTCATAACGTTCCGCGCCCCGAACAGCCTCCCAGGTCAGCTTCACCGGGCCCAGGTGCCCGTCCCGGTCGGGGCGCCGCTTCAGGCGCGCGGAGTCCTCCGGTTGCCCGGGGCTGGGAGCCACCAGCGGCCGAAGGGGCGCGGGGGGCGGATGGCCCTTCTCCACGCGGATGGATTCACCCTTGGCGACGGGCTGGGTGACGCCCTCGGCCTCCACGCGGACCGGCGGGCCGTGCTTCACGGTGACGGTGGTGCTGTCGCCGTCGCCCACTTCCACGGAGAACGCGGAGGACTGCGGTGAGCGGTCCGCCGCCACCAGCTTCCCCACGGCATTGGCCTCTGAGGCCGCCTGCGTGTAGCGCGCCTCGCGGAAATGGGACTCCGCGACCTTCAATCGGGAGGAAACCGCAGGGGGGACGCTCGCATCCTTCAAGCTGGCCACCAGCGTGCGCGCCGTCTCCAGGGCCTTCTGCGCCAGCACGCGCTCATGGCCGGGCACCTTCAGCCGGGTCCCCGCCGCCACGTCGTCCGAGGAAAGTCCGTTGAGTGCGCGCAGCTCCCCCGCGGCGCGCGCGTCGCCCAGGGTGCGCTGGGCCACCTGGCGCAGGGATTCGTTGGGGCCCACCACCACGGTGCCCGGGGGCGTCGTGCCCAGCCATGTGAGGAGGAGGAGCGCCGCCTTCATTGGAAGACAATCTCCCTTCCCGCCTGGATGGTGGCGGACGGCGTGGTGACGGACAGGGACTGGGTGGCGGGCTTCTCCAGCTCCGCGTCGATGCGGCCCCGCAACACGGTGAGGTCCGTGCGCTGCTGGCCGGGGCGGGTGCGCGTCTCCGCGATGCTGATGAGCGAGTCCCCGGTGAGGTGCACCGTGCTGCCGTTGGCGGCGAAGACGATGTCGGTGCCGGCGCCCGCCTCGGTGCGGACCTTGTCATTCTCGTAGAGCGGCTGGCCTTCCCGGGCGGGGCTCCACTCGTCGGCCGTGGCGCGCTTGATTTGGACGCCGCCCTTCATGGCTCGCAGGTGTGCGCGGTGCGTGGCCACCGCGGGAGGCGTTGCCGCGTCGGGCGCGGACGGACGCTCATCGGCGGTGCAGCCGGCGGGGAGGGCCGAAAGCGCGAGGGCAAGCAACATGGGAGACCAGCGTCGTCCGTTCACGAGAGGAGTTCCGGGGGACCCGAAGTCTATCGAAGGTGGACCCGAGGGGGGGCGGGCCTGGGTACACGCACGCTAGTCCAAACGGCGGTGCTCCAGGCAGGGGAGGTTGCGTCGGATGCGTGCTTGCAGCTCCGGGTCCACCGGCGCCAGCGCCAGCCCCTCGCCCTCGGAGGCTCGCGCCGTCACCAGTCCCCACGGGTCCACCACCAGGGCGTGGCCATAGGTGACGCGGTTGGCGGAGTGCCGGCCTCCCTGGGCGGGCGCCAGCACGTACGCCTGGTTCTCGATGGCGCGGGCCCGCAGGAGCACTTCCCAGTGGTCCTTGCCCGTCATGAGGGTGAAGGCCGCCGGGACCGCCAGCAGTGTGGCGCCTTCGCGGGACAGCCGCCGGTACAGTTCGGGGAATCGCAGGTCGTAGCAGACGGACAGCCCCAGCCGGCCGACCTCCGTCTCCGCGGAGACCACCTCCGTCCCCGGCGCCACCGCCACGGACTCCTGATAGGTCGCACCATCTCCCACCTCGACGTCGAAGAGGTGGATTTTCCGGTACACGGCCAGCCGCTCGCCGCCGGGGCCGAAGAGGACGCTGGTGTTGTAGAGGCGCCTACCCGGCGCGCCCGTCTCCAGCACGCTACCGGCCAGCAGCGTCACCTTCAGCTCCCGGGCCAAGCCGGCCATCCGGGACAGCGTCGGACCGTCGAGCCCCTCGGCGGCGTCCTGCCGCTCGGGTTCCGGCCCCATCCAGGAGAAGTTCTCGGGGAGGCCCACCAGCCGGGCACCCAGTGCGGCGGCGCGCCGGACGAGCC containing:
- a CDS encoding deoxynucleoside kinase → MDYRYIVVEGPIGVGKTSLSNILAERLAGRRILEVVEENPFLSSFYTDRQKFAFQTQIFFLLSRFRQQQELFQQDLFSSMTVSDYLFAKDRIFAHLNLDAHELALYERVFEALGPRVAKPDLVIYLQARLDVLLHRIKKRGREFERKFDPTYLEGLVHSYNNFFFHYTDTPLLVVDTSDIDFVNVEADREDLLATIRKAKPGTQHYVPKASRRG
- the panB gene encoding 3-methyl-2-oxobutanoate hydroxymethyltransferase encodes the protein MKDKVTIHTLKRFKQIGQKICMVTAYDATFAHILEEAGADVLLIGDSLGMVIQGHDSTLPVTMDQMVYHTAAVARGARRAHVVADLPFMSYQVSNQEAVRNAGRLVAEGGAGSIKLEGGAEFADTVRAIVRASIPVMGHLGLTPQSVHKMGGYVVQGRGEDQARQILEDALALEQAGAYALVLEGVPMDLARTVTQRLSIPTIGIGAGVDCDGQVLVCYDLLGMNPDFKPKFVKRYANLHGSITEAAGAYFAEVRQGAFPDEEHSFKATKNIRLAPGAPAPAARVEPSAPAEAGDKLGPVYGRPA
- the panC gene encoding pantoate--beta-alanine ligase yields the protein MAPAVLKTIADVKDWTAGLRREGHRLALVPTMGFLHEGHLSLIREGRRRADVVAVSIFVNPTQFGPKEDLSRYPRDFEGDVAKCISAGAQVIFAPAGPEVMYPQGYQTYVEVTDVSQGLCGARRPGHFRGVATVVTKLLTLFRPEVALFGEKDYQQLQVIRALNQDLHLGADIVGMPTVREPDGLAMSSRNAYLSPEERQRALALSRGLKAAQALLREGTRESEPLVAAVRRELEAAGLQEDYVELVDAERLTPLASVAPGQPARLLVAAFSGTTRLIDNMQLGGEENAGRV
- the smpB gene encoding SsrA-binding protein SmpB, producing MTSGGKSKGVGSEPGVRVIAENRRARFDYTVDEKLEAGLALTGSEVKSLRDGIANLSDAYALPKGDELFLLNANIGSYKAASFFDHLPTRGRKLLMHRGEIDRWTAKVRERGYSIIPLVLYFRNGRAKVELGLCRGKTHEDRRHDIKERETKREMDRAMRRR
- a CDS encoding ClpXP protease specificity-enhancing factor SspB; the protein is MDDKKVLDKKERLLAALDQGMVMIHLDARRPGVLVPASVKTEAHLRLNLSYRFDPPDLTVGEWGVRSTLSFSGSRFTIAVPWSALFAIASHVTKEFWMYPEDMPPELLQQTAASRPAQPLPVAPVPVAAERPRTFLREVQGERRDEPPADVPPADGPPDEPPPRRGHLRLVK
- a CDS encoding serine/threonine-protein kinase; translated protein: MNERYRLVRPLASGGMAELFLGVARGAEGFERPVAIKRVLPHLAREPDIARMFLAEARLATLLQHQNIATVHDVGQGPEGLFLVMELVDGWDLGVLLRSAALRGVRFPPHLAAFIVHQALAGLGHAYRKVHDGRPVMVAHRDVSPSNVLVSREGEVKLTDFGIARMAGPAHTAPGVFRGKEAYTAPEVLQGAPATAASDQFSLGIVFYELLTGRHPFHTEQDASAVAYAILTRPVEPPPGVPTPLAGAVIRMLARAPQERFHSPESLAQGFARWLAQAGEPATSQTLAAFLRGLGLPPPLSEQATAARPPVTQAQADAGSLAMAVQTPSPAEAAAPEEEPLSMPGGAALSVSGRMVHRCPRCNHVLSSPRARCSHCAMWPDASTGAAATPRTPTAPGAFAPSAGLELTAHQTLAESVPQTHVTPGAKSVLQTDADALELAERPPSPASDWPDEAALLRRSRLKRALGLLLVALLVGTGIWLWPQRSTLLIRVMSATGLRLSAPMLRIDSDPPGATVWVRDAELGTTPLLLENRFPAGRVPIQVRLKGHRTWKGTFSGGEAAHIEAKLKR
- a CDS encoding DUF971 domain-containing protein produces the protein MSFWDRIKPAPQAVTATDAQLSSDGARLDLTWDDGVKTGATAQVLRQQCPCAACVDEWTNKRTLDPSKVPADLRIKQVQPVGNYALAFSFSDGHTTGIYPWKLLRDITQPAA
- a CDS encoding HD domain-containing phosphohydrolase — its product is MRLFKAILLLMLVVGVVPTLMVGWLSVSHTRELLVRDAQELAQERVKQLRLKAEIFLGEPTDAVLGLARVPGFFGLPLEAQQTHLASVLNQRRDVLALTVFDANRQRLPGLQAFSKHDVPPTALAGHEERARALLENIEGVRYADVVKDPQGSEPVLTLAFPLGEPVRGYIAADLSLADLRKMLEQERVGSTGFAYLADRHGHLVAGGGGVAGLGEDVAQRGPVAHLLKQLVGKSDMELFHVGNFGEGRDAVVAAYTVLPETGWAIVSEQPVEHAYRQVDTMEQRILLGLGAAILVAVVLAALFSRNLTRPLKGFISGALELAHGKFGVEVDIQQKNELGELAQTFNYMSKQLLAYDMENRGLYESLEKGYLETIVALANSIDSKDAYTRGHSQRVGDVSVQIGRELSLTERELRQLQYGGILHDIGKIGIVESILCKQTKLTDQEMAIMREHPAIGDAIIGPVSFLGAVRACVRHHHERWDGTGYPDKLKGEDIPLLARIVACADTFDACTSTRPYQKAMPLEKAMEILDNLSGAQLDPKVVQALKQVLAKQGVRLEGHRLPVKLAS
- a CDS encoding LysM peptidoglycan-binding domain-containing protein, whose product is MKAALLLLTWLGTTPPGTVVVGPNESLRQVAQRTLGDARAAGELRALNGLSSDDVAAGTRLKVPGHERVLAQKALETARTLVASLKDASVPPAVSSRLKVAESHFREARYTQAASEANAVGKLVAADRSPQSSAFSVEVGDGDSTTVTVKHGPPVRVEAEGVTQPVAKGESIRVEKGHPPPAPLRPLVAPSPGQPEDSARLKRRPDRDGHLGPVKLTWEAVRGAERYEVEVSRAQEQRAVFTQTVTSLEAKLPVLPAGSYRWTVRAVGPAGPSEPSAPRHFELVSERLKLEVKKGQWQ
- a CDS encoding FecR domain-containing protein — its product is MLLALALSALPAGCTADERPSAPDAATPPAVATHRAHLRAMKGGVQIKRATADEWSPAREGQPLYENDKVRTEAGAGTDIVFAANGSTVHLTGDSLISIAETRTRPGQQRTDLTVLRGRIDAELEKPATQSLSVTTPSATIQAGREIVFQ
- a CDS encoding carbon-nitrogen hydrolase family protein; protein product: MHLIAAAQMVSTADKAHNLEAATRLVRRAAALGARLVGLPENFSWMGPEPERQDAAEGLDGPTLSRMAGLARELKVTLLAGSVLETGAPGRRLYNTSVLFGPGGERLAVYRKIHLFDVEVGDGATYQESVAVAPGTEVVSAETEVGRLGLSVCYDLRFPELYRRLSREGATLLAVPAAFTLMTGKDHWEVLLRARAIENQAYVLAPAQGGRHSANRVTYGHALVVDPWGLVTARASEGEGLALAPVDPELQARIRRNLPCLEHRRLD